Proteins encoded in a region of the Isosphaeraceae bacterium EP7 genome:
- a CDS encoding glycoside hydrolase family 43 protein — MSMPAESPIPSFSNPIEGIALGDPFVLPHRGRFYLYGTADGPGPGDGRVIPVYRSDDLLNWTPLGGALVPAEGEPADYWAPEVMAWNGKFYMVVSFGDVERRGHALWVAVADDPAGPFHLRTQISDPSEKFSIDGSWLLDDDGRLYLFRCLDFVEDGQPPHGTGIVAQPMRDPLTPEGPPVPILRAHSPWQLFQSDRTMPLYDNRRFESWNTIEGPAPVRRHGRYFCGYSGGNYTGAYGTGEAVADAPLGPYTDLRGREGPIFGTVPGLVEGPGHFSVVRPDLVHDWIVLHGRRPGEHVRRVWLCPAFWDAGGVTIGRLTDQPQTAPPLPSDRSRFAPGVKPEGWTFESGEWSTVDDGLASHAGLASGLAWRDALDLVDDFAVEIWVRFSSAGSGRAGMILRSEAGNLSILLPASPDSPALIGGTEGAVTDAPLPTLGGASFDPTCFHRIDVRAGGGTAEVRLDGVILAAGVTVPRGRIKLGLMAEGPAIFDAISATRVVA; from the coding sequence ATGAGCATGCCGGCCGAGTCGCCGATCCCCAGCTTTTCGAATCCGATCGAGGGGATCGCGCTCGGCGACCCGTTCGTCCTGCCTCATCGAGGCCGGTTCTACCTGTATGGGACCGCGGATGGCCCCGGGCCCGGCGACGGCCGGGTCATCCCGGTCTACCGCTCCGACGACCTGCTGAACTGGACCCCGCTGGGCGGCGCCCTCGTGCCCGCCGAGGGGGAGCCCGCCGATTACTGGGCCCCCGAGGTGATGGCCTGGAACGGCAAGTTCTACATGGTCGTCAGTTTCGGCGACGTCGAGCGGAGAGGGCACGCCCTCTGGGTCGCCGTGGCCGACGATCCCGCGGGGCCGTTCCATCTCCGCACGCAGATCAGCGACCCTTCGGAGAAGTTCTCGATCGACGGCTCGTGGCTGCTGGACGACGACGGTCGGCTTTACCTGTTCCGCTGTCTCGACTTCGTGGAAGACGGGCAGCCCCCGCACGGGACGGGGATCGTCGCCCAGCCGATGCGTGACCCCTTGACGCCCGAGGGGCCCCCAGTCCCGATCCTGCGTGCCCATTCCCCCTGGCAGCTGTTCCAGTCCGATCGGACGATGCCGCTGTACGACAACCGGCGGTTCGAGAGCTGGAACACCATTGAAGGCCCCGCGCCGGTCCGCCGCCACGGGCGTTATTTCTGCGGCTACAGCGGCGGTAACTATACCGGGGCGTACGGCACGGGCGAGGCCGTGGCCGATGCACCCCTGGGCCCGTACACCGACCTTCGGGGCCGCGAGGGCCCGATCTTCGGCACGGTCCCCGGCCTGGTCGAAGGGCCCGGCCATTTCTCGGTCGTCCGGCCGGACCTGGTGCACGACTGGATCGTGCTGCACGGCCGTCGTCCGGGCGAGCACGTCCGCCGGGTCTGGCTGTGCCCGGCCTTCTGGGACGCTGGCGGCGTGACCATCGGTCGATTGACCGACCAGCCGCAGACGGCGCCTCCCCTCCCCTCCGACCGCTCACGATTCGCCCCGGGCGTCAAGCCGGAGGGCTGGACCTTCGAGTCGGGCGAATGGTCGACGGTCGATGATGGACTCGCCTCCCACGCAGGCCTGGCCTCGGGCCTGGCCTGGCGAGACGCCCTTGATCTGGTCGATGATTTCGCGGTCGAGATCTGGGTCCGATTTTCCTCGGCCGGTTCTGGCCGAGCTGGGATGATTCTCCGAAGCGAGGCGGGGAATCTGTCGATCTTACTCCCGGCTTCGCCCGATTCCCCGGCGCTCATCGGGGGGACGGAAGGGGCCGTGACCGATGCCCCGCTGCCGACCCTGGGAGGAGCGAGTTTCGACCCGACGTGCTTCCACCGCATCGACGTCCGGGCCGGAGGCGGGACGGCCGAGGTTCGACTCGACGGAGTAATCCTGGCAGCCGGTGTGACGGTCCCCCGGGGACGGATTAAGTTGGGTTTGATGGCCGAGGGACCAGCCATCTTCGACGCGATCTCGGCGACTCGAGTCGTTGCATAA
- a CDS encoding family 1 glycosylhydrolase, producing MDSQPIGGVVVDLSSMRRGQGSYPNGWGPSSSEFLWAVGIENTFVPHTRAGHRRLDEYELMDHYRLWRQDIDIAADLGISTIRYGIPWYRVNPEPGKYDWSWTDPVLEYLVEVKGLTPIIDLMHYGTPLWLDNHFVNASYPRRVAEFASKFAERYGSLVHCYTPVNEPSVTANFCGRDGRWPPYLRGEDGYVKILLSLAKGMSLTAEALRAAQPDAVLVHVEDVGLELAGSPEVEDLAAEAQSRRLLPLDLACGKVLPGHARFEWLLEHGATEAELVCLAEHAPRWDVLGVNYYPWSSHKFVVRRDGKTRVMGHRTPTDLADVLRLVHDRYQLPMMVTETSSNGPHVERARWMRETVSAVHRVRSEGVPVLGYTWFPLFTMIEWKYRWSRKGMEHHLLHLGLYDVVPDSGRMDRDPTPLVDAYRDYVVTPSASVGEMILEEVEASCLVA from the coding sequence ATGGACAGCCAACCGATCGGCGGGGTCGTCGTCGACCTGAGTTCGATGCGGCGCGGTCAAGGCTCCTATCCCAACGGGTGGGGCCCCTCATCGTCCGAGTTCCTCTGGGCTGTCGGCATCGAGAATACGTTCGTCCCGCACACCCGGGCCGGCCATCGGAGGCTCGACGAGTACGAGCTGATGGACCACTATCGGCTCTGGCGGCAGGACATCGACATCGCAGCCGACCTGGGGATCTCGACGATTCGCTATGGAATTCCCTGGTACAGGGTGAACCCCGAGCCCGGGAAGTACGACTGGTCGTGGACCGACCCCGTCTTGGAGTATCTCGTCGAGGTGAAGGGGCTGACCCCGATCATCGACCTGATGCATTACGGGACGCCGCTCTGGCTCGACAACCACTTCGTCAACGCCTCGTATCCGCGACGGGTCGCGGAGTTTGCGTCGAAGTTCGCCGAGCGTTACGGGTCGCTGGTTCACTGCTATACGCCGGTCAACGAGCCTTCGGTGACGGCCAACTTCTGCGGGCGAGACGGTCGCTGGCCCCCCTACCTGCGGGGCGAGGACGGCTACGTCAAGATCTTGCTGTCGCTGGCCAAGGGGATGAGCCTGACGGCCGAGGCCCTGCGAGCCGCGCAGCCCGACGCGGTGCTCGTCCACGTCGAGGACGTCGGCCTGGAACTGGCCGGCTCCCCCGAGGTCGAGGATCTTGCCGCCGAGGCCCAGTCCCGACGACTCCTGCCGCTCGACCTCGCCTGCGGGAAGGTCCTGCCCGGCCATGCTCGGTTCGAATGGTTGCTGGAGCACGGGGCGACCGAGGCCGAACTGGTCTGCCTGGCCGAGCACGCGCCCCGCTGGGATGTGCTGGGGGTGAACTACTATCCCTGGTCGAGCCATAAATTCGTGGTCCGCCGCGACGGCAAGACCCGGGTGATGGGCCACCGCACGCCCACCGACCTGGCGGATGTTTTGCGGCTGGTGCACGATCGCTACCAGCTGCCCATGATGGTCACCGAGACCAGCTCGAACGGCCCGCACGTCGAACGCGCCCGCTGGATGCGCGAGACCGTGTCGGCCGTCCACCGGGTCCGCTCCGAGGGCGTGCCCGTGCTGGGGTACACCTGGTTCCCGCTGTTCACGATGATCGAGTGGAAATATCGCTGGTCGCGCAAGGGGATGGAGCATCATCTGCTCCACCTGGGCCTGTACGACGTCGTGCCCGACTCCGGTCGGATGGACCGCGACCCGACCCCGCTGGTCGATGCCTATCGCGACTACGTGGTTACCCCGTCCGCGTCGGTGGGCGAGATGATCCTTGAGGAGGTCGAGGCTTCCTGCCTCGTCGCCTGA
- a CDS encoding metallophosphoesterase: protein MIADVHLGYEWARAAGGDIVPAHSLAETLDRLERLLDRVSIRRLVVAGDLVERPTPCPRTWVDLHRLKEWLGEKGVELIALRGNHDPPSKPPLPLSLAVDGWTIGHGHRPIRGARSISGHHHPILRASGVSAPCFLVGPSRIVLPAFSPNAAGLNVLGEVPAAWLEPDLRCIAGLGRTVLDFGPLAALRGRPA, encoded by the coding sequence GTGATCGCCGATGTGCACCTGGGCTACGAATGGGCCCGGGCCGCCGGTGGCGACATCGTCCCCGCGCACTCGCTGGCCGAGACCTTGGATCGGTTGGAAAGGCTCCTCGATCGCGTCTCGATCCGCCGCCTGGTCGTCGCCGGCGACCTGGTCGAGCGTCCCACCCCCTGCCCGCGGACCTGGGTCGACTTGCATCGCCTGAAGGAATGGCTGGGCGAGAAGGGTGTCGAATTGATCGCGTTGCGCGGGAACCATGACCCGCCCTCGAAGCCGCCGCTCCCGTTGAGCCTGGCCGTCGACGGCTGGACGATCGGCCATGGCCATCGGCCGATCCGCGGCGCCCGGTCAATCTCCGGTCACCACCACCCAATCCTGCGTGCATCGGGCGTGTCGGCCCCCTGCTTCCTCGTCGGCCCGAGCCGGATCGTCCTGCCAGCCTTCTCGCCCAACGCCGCCGGCCTGAACGTCCTGGGGGAAGTGCCGGCCGCCTGGCTGGAGCCTGATCTACGCTGTATCGCCGGATTGGGTCGGACGGTGCTCGACTTCGGCCCGCTCGCCGCCCTCCGCGGCCGGCCCGCCTGA
- a CDS encoding DUF1501 domain-containing protein, whose product MLDTTRRSLLLGGGLGSLGLGLPGLLNARAASVGTGVPTGLPSIRSCIMVFYYGGPSHLDSWDPKPDAPAEIRGEFKAISTSVPGISICEHLPLTARVMHKVAIVRSMHHAMRNHDSACTETLTGRLPPGGDRENFSEVPVSFPSHGATLSHAWKARGLPLAHASLPYRIRNVVTVPGQSGGFLGPGYDPLLVESDLASQSYRAELLGLPEGIRGPRFERRRALLGHLATTVPGAAAESFRPYYERAFALLDSEAVRAAVDLSGEDPRVRDRYGRGLPDPPRGDDRGVPENNGAWHAAGRLMRGQNLLLARRLVEAGVPFVSVYDYQQQGQNWDAHSQNFQQHKNHLLPPADRAFSALVDDLDARGLLESTLVVALGEFGRTPRINKDAGRDHWPDCYSVVMAGGGVKGGSVYGASDKIGAFPATDGVTPADLAATIFWRFGLDHTQEIKDATGRPYRLAEGEPIRGLFA is encoded by the coding sequence ATGCTCGATACCACGCGTCGATCGCTGCTGCTGGGCGGAGGACTCGGCTCCCTGGGGCTCGGCCTGCCCGGCCTGCTCAATGCCCGGGCCGCAAGCGTGGGGACGGGCGTGCCCACGGGATTGCCCTCGATCCGATCCTGCATCATGGTCTTCTATTACGGCGGGCCCAGCCATCTCGACTCGTGGGATCCCAAGCCGGATGCACCCGCGGAAATTCGCGGCGAATTCAAGGCGATCTCCACCAGCGTGCCGGGCATCTCCATCTGCGAGCATCTGCCGCTGACGGCCCGCGTGATGCACAAGGTCGCCATCGTCAGGAGCATGCACCATGCGATGCGCAACCACGACTCGGCCTGCACCGAGACTCTGACCGGCAGGCTCCCACCGGGCGGAGATCGCGAGAATTTCTCCGAGGTGCCGGTCTCGTTCCCGTCTCACGGGGCGACGCTTTCGCACGCATGGAAGGCGAGAGGCTTGCCACTGGCCCATGCGTCGCTCCCCTATCGAATCCGCAACGTCGTGACCGTGCCGGGCCAGTCGGGCGGGTTCCTGGGCCCCGGTTACGACCCGCTCCTGGTCGAGTCGGACCTCGCCAGCCAGTCGTATCGGGCCGAGTTGTTGGGCCTGCCGGAAGGGATCCGTGGGCCGAGGTTCGAGCGTCGACGGGCCCTGCTGGGGCACCTGGCGACGACGGTCCCCGGCGCCGCGGCCGAGTCGTTCCGTCCGTATTACGAGCGGGCATTCGCCCTGCTCGACAGCGAGGCGGTCCGGGCGGCGGTCGACCTGAGCGGGGAAGACCCGAGGGTAAGGGACCGCTACGGCCGAGGGCTACCCGATCCGCCACGAGGTGATGACCGGGGCGTGCCCGAGAATAACGGCGCCTGGCACGCGGCGGGCCGGTTGATGCGCGGCCAGAACCTGCTGCTCGCGCGGCGACTCGTCGAGGCGGGCGTGCCGTTCGTCAGCGTCTACGACTATCAGCAGCAGGGACAGAACTGGGACGCCCACTCCCAGAACTTCCAGCAGCACAAGAACCATCTGCTGCCGCCCGCCGACCGCGCGTTCTCGGCCTTGGTGGACGACCTCGACGCCCGGGGACTGCTCGAATCGACGCTCGTCGTCGCGCTTGGAGAGTTCGGCCGGACCCCTCGGATCAACAAGGACGCCGGCCGCGACCACTGGCCCGACTGCTACAGCGTCGTGATGGCCGGCGGCGGCGTGAAGGGGGGCTCGGTCTACGGAGCCAGCGACAAAATTGGCGCCTTCCCCGCGACCGACGGGGTGACGCCCGCCGACCTGGCCGCCACGATCTTCTGGAGGTTCGGCCTCGACCACACCCAGGAAATCAAGGACGCCACCGGCCGCCCTTACAGGCTCGCCGAGGGCGAGCCCATCCGGGGCCTCTTCGCCTGA
- a CDS encoding DEAD/DEAH box helicase: MAKTRDDQPSTRHPALSGVVRAWFEASFPGGPTPAQELAWPVISAGENALLVSPTGTGKTLAAFLAILDRLAAEHAAGTLGPGLRCVYLSPLRSLSYDIERNLSLPLEGIRAAMGLEASPITVGVRTGDTSAYQRARLRDKPPHILITTPESLSLLLSQSSWHGRWGPVEHLIVDEVHSLVPTKRGADLSVSLERLAALARHDPCRIGLSATCNPAGPVAHFLVGPTRTCHVLEAPLPVGSPPLQVEVESLMEADEGPHRGLSYRRLLRRLGRAVGENRTTVVFANTRAFTEKITRDLRQVTAGGDETIAAHHSALDARRRREVEAALKAGDLRAVVTSTSLELGVDIGTADLAVQIGLPGSVSRCLQRMGRAGHSVDVPTRGLLLAATPAELAGGVVTAEGARAGRVEPLAAIRAPLDVLCQQLIGMSCAGECSPDSAFELIRRAGPMADLTRRDFDDCLAFLAGELAAPPGAYEPEPGATPRWTAPRIWKKGDSFGVRNGRIPRWFRTNVGTICSEESVRVVVDGLEIGTLEGAYAERLQVGDRFVLDGRALEYRGVEGNVVRAKLAGGEADLPRWSSDRQGLSAELALDLGRFRQRAADLLADGPSTMRAWLVDEHDLDPSAAAVLVELFRAQEAFSEIPRADVLLVEESPRVDEPGVAYTFHAPLGRSACEALGRATAARLGKRFGRDLGLVVADLGWSILTPEGSSLEPEEVAPLVSLEGLEADILEGLDRGELLAKRFRHVATIALMVLRNPEGGRLKVGGLNWVSTRLYPLVKAACPDHPLLRETRREVLENLLDVPGARAWLATGPAVRMRRLDAASPFAWAWVDPAGAEPLRFEDPEDALKRLHARLVGP; this comes from the coding sequence ATGGCGAAGACCCGGGATGACCAACCCTCGACGCGGCACCCGGCACTCTCCGGGGTGGTGCGGGCCTGGTTCGAGGCCTCGTTCCCCGGCGGGCCGACGCCGGCGCAGGAACTCGCGTGGCCGGTGATCTCGGCGGGCGAGAATGCGTTGCTCGTCTCGCCCACAGGTACTGGCAAGACCCTGGCCGCCTTCCTGGCGATCCTCGATCGGCTGGCCGCAGAGCATGCCGCGGGCACTCTGGGGCCGGGCCTCCGTTGCGTCTATCTCTCGCCGCTTCGTAGCCTGAGCTATGACATCGAGCGGAACCTCTCACTCCCGCTGGAAGGAATCCGGGCGGCGATGGGCCTGGAAGCGAGTCCGATCACCGTTGGGGTGCGTACCGGCGACACGTCCGCGTATCAACGGGCCAGGCTTCGCGACAAGCCGCCGCACATCCTGATTACCACCCCCGAGAGCCTGTCTCTGCTGCTCAGCCAGTCGAGCTGGCACGGCCGATGGGGGCCAGTAGAGCACCTGATCGTCGACGAGGTCCATTCGCTGGTCCCGACGAAGCGCGGGGCCGATCTGTCCGTGTCGCTGGAACGGTTGGCGGCCCTGGCCAGGCACGACCCTTGCCGGATCGGCCTCTCGGCGACCTGCAATCCGGCCGGCCCGGTGGCCCATTTCCTGGTCGGGCCGACGCGCACGTGTCACGTTCTGGAGGCTCCCCTGCCGGTCGGATCGCCGCCGCTCCAGGTCGAGGTGGAGTCGTTGATGGAGGCCGATGAAGGGCCGCATCGGGGGCTCTCGTATCGGCGATTGCTCAGGCGACTGGGCCGGGCGGTCGGTGAGAACCGGACGACGGTGGTCTTCGCGAATACGCGCGCGTTCACCGAGAAGATCACCCGCGACCTGAGGCAGGTCACAGCCGGGGGTGACGAGACGATCGCGGCGCATCACTCGGCCCTCGATGCCAGGCGTCGGCGAGAGGTCGAGGCTGCGCTGAAGGCGGGCGATCTCCGAGCGGTGGTCACCAGCACCAGCCTGGAGCTGGGCGTGGACATCGGCACGGCCGACCTGGCGGTGCAGATCGGCCTGCCGGGGAGCGTCTCGCGCTGCCTCCAACGCATGGGCCGGGCCGGCCATTCGGTGGACGTCCCGACTCGCGGCTTGCTGCTCGCGGCGACGCCCGCCGAACTGGCCGGCGGGGTCGTCACGGCCGAAGGAGCCCGGGCCGGTCGGGTCGAGCCGCTCGCGGCGATCCGGGCGCCCCTGGACGTGCTCTGCCAGCAACTGATCGGGATGTCCTGTGCCGGCGAGTGCTCGCCCGACTCCGCATTCGAACTCATCCGACGGGCCGGGCCGATGGCCGACCTGACGAGGCGGGATTTCGATGACTGCCTGGCCTTCCTCGCCGGCGAGCTGGCCGCGCCGCCGGGTGCCTACGAGCCCGAGCCGGGCGCGACGCCGCGCTGGACGGCCCCGCGAATCTGGAAGAAGGGAGACTCGTTCGGCGTTCGGAACGGCCGGATCCCTCGCTGGTTCCGGACGAACGTCGGCACGATCTGCTCGGAGGAATCGGTGCGAGTCGTGGTGGACGGGCTGGAGATCGGCACGCTGGAAGGGGCCTACGCCGAGCGACTTCAGGTGGGTGATCGGTTCGTGCTCGACGGCCGTGCGCTAGAATATCGAGGGGTCGAGGGGAACGTGGTCCGGGCGAAGCTGGCAGGAGGCGAGGCCGACCTGCCGCGCTGGTCGAGCGATCGTCAGGGCCTTTCGGCGGAGCTGGCGCTCGACCTCGGCCGCTTCCGACAGCGAGCCGCGGACTTGCTGGCGGACGGGCCGTCGACGATGCGGGCCTGGCTCGTCGACGAGCACGACCTTGACCCTTCGGCCGCCGCCGTTCTGGTCGAGCTGTTCCGGGCGCAGGAGGCGTTCAGCGAGATCCCGAGGGCCGACGTCCTGCTCGTCGAGGAGTCTCCCAGGGTCGATGAGCCGGGGGTCGCCTATACCTTCCATGCGCCGCTCGGACGCTCGGCGTGCGAGGCGCTCGGCCGTGCGACCGCCGCCAGGCTGGGGAAGCGGTTCGGGCGCGACCTCGGCCTGGTCGTCGCCGATCTCGGCTGGTCGATCCTGACGCCCGAGGGGAGCTCTCTTGAGCCGGAGGAGGTTGCTCCGTTAGTCAGCCTTGAAGGGCTGGAAGCGGACATCCTGGAAGGGCTCGACCGCGGCGAGCTGCTTGCAAAGCGGTTCCGCCACGTCGCGACGATCGCGCTGATGGTCCTGCGCAATCCAGAAGGGGGCCGCCTCAAGGTCGGCGGCCTGAACTGGGTGAGCACGAGACTCTATCCGCTGGTGAAGGCGGCCTGTCCCGATCACCCGCTGCTGCGCGAGACCAGGCGGGAAGTGCTCGAGAATTTGCTCGACGTGCCGGGCGCCCGTGCCTGGCTTGCGACGGGCCCCGCCGTCCGGATGCGGAGGCTCGACGCCGCCTCGCCGTTCGCCTGGGCATGGGTCGACCCGGCCGGCGCCGAGCCTCTTCGATTCGAGGATCCTGAAGACGCGCTGAAGCGGCTGCACGCCCGGCTGGTAGGACCTTGA
- a CDS encoding NAD(P)-binding protein, with translation MAAHWPVIVEEEPLFDDRPPGLDVLHVADGVTVLRPHRRADRDFDLGRLVEDYVQQVRGDRPLIRWFYSPIFSAYGDRLAADQVVVYDCMDELANFAGAPSGLAEAETRLLGRADVVFTGGRSLYEAKAGRHANLHCFPSAVEAGHFAKAEDPALPLPADLADLPRPIHGYYGAVDERLDYDLIARLADTPGVGSVVLVGPLIKVDPASLPRRDNLHYLGQKSYAELPAYLKGFDVCLMPWALNESTKTISPTKTLEYMAGGKPIVSTAVRDVVRDHGDLVFVAESADQFLSMATTAMANFDEPRAAAGRRRADESGWDATADAMRRQIEQHFSSPAPQPKVRRMVVDEAKNLIIGAGPAGLSAGLHLDDPDFLIADKHGRAGGLCRSIIDGGFTFDYAGHIFFTQDKYVDSLFREVLKGNFHEQVRESWVYLYDAYQRYPFQGNLYGLPTEVVKECLLGVIEASRHPLLTATSGHANGAGDGNGIGNGHSVPPNFLEWSKRTFGEGITRHFMEPYNFKVWGIDPARMSSDWIAGRVLTPSLDEVIEGSLQRGRGDMGPNSKFGYPVNGGCEMFVAGLASRVSARGGAFAQNRTLVKLDPIKRRATFRVEEAGSSDARLETIGYGTLYPSVPLPDLIAAIEGAPEVVRQAANSLPSTAVVCVNLGINREKVTEKHWIYYPEGQDKYIFQRIFVQSNASPNNAPPGHSALTFEISHSKYKPLPVQGKRALIDACVAGLKRTDLWRDGDEVVFEQVLGMPHAYIPFTPERQGNLDIINAYLHGLGIYPIGRFGEWKYVNQDGAILSSKRVVESVQSGEKSIGPAPQAPRGRSKGLSGAGRP, from the coding sequence ATGGCCGCGCACTGGCCGGTGATCGTCGAGGAAGAACCGCTCTTCGACGACCGTCCTCCCGGCCTCGATGTGCTGCACGTGGCCGACGGCGTCACGGTCCTGCGCCCGCACCGGCGAGCGGATCGCGACTTCGACCTCGGGCGGCTCGTCGAAGACTATGTCCAGCAAGTGCGCGGCGATCGCCCGCTGATCCGCTGGTTCTATTCGCCGATCTTCTCGGCGTATGGCGACCGGCTCGCCGCCGATCAGGTCGTGGTTTATGACTGCATGGACGAGCTGGCAAACTTCGCCGGGGCCCCCTCCGGACTGGCCGAGGCCGAGACCCGGCTGCTCGGGCGGGCCGACGTCGTGTTCACCGGGGGCCGGAGCCTGTACGAGGCCAAGGCCGGCCGGCACGCGAATCTCCACTGCTTCCCGTCCGCGGTCGAGGCGGGCCACTTCGCCAAGGCCGAGGACCCCGCCCTCCCGCTTCCCGCCGATCTGGCCGATCTGCCCAGGCCGATCCACGGCTATTACGGCGCGGTCGATGAGAGGCTGGATTACGACCTGATCGCGCGGCTGGCCGACACGCCGGGCGTGGGCTCGGTGGTGCTCGTCGGCCCCCTGATCAAGGTCGACCCGGCAAGCCTGCCCCGGCGTGACAACCTCCATTATCTCGGCCAGAAGTCGTATGCCGAGCTTCCCGCCTATTTGAAGGGCTTCGACGTCTGCCTGATGCCCTGGGCCCTGAACGAATCGACCAAGACGATCAGCCCGACGAAGACCCTGGAATATATGGCCGGCGGCAAGCCGATCGTGTCGACCGCGGTCCGCGACGTGGTGCGCGACCACGGCGATCTGGTCTTTGTCGCCGAGAGCGCCGACCAGTTCCTCTCGATGGCCACGACGGCGATGGCCAATTTCGACGAGCCTCGGGCCGCGGCCGGCAGGCGTCGGGCCGATGAGAGCGGCTGGGACGCGACCGCCGATGCGATGCGCCGCCAGATCGAGCAGCATTTCAGCAGCCCCGCACCCCAACCGAAAGTCCGACGCATGGTTGTCGACGAGGCGAAGAACCTGATCATCGGCGCGGGCCCGGCCGGCCTGAGCGCCGGTCTGCATCTGGATGACCCCGACTTCCTGATCGCCGACAAGCACGGCCGTGCCGGCGGGCTCTGCCGCTCGATCATCGACGGCGGGTTTACGTTCGACTACGCCGGTCACATCTTCTTCACCCAGGACAAGTATGTTGACTCCCTGTTCCGCGAGGTCCTGAAAGGGAACTTCCACGAGCAGGTCCGCGAGAGCTGGGTCTACCTCTACGACGCCTACCAGCGCTATCCGTTCCAGGGGAACCTGTATGGGCTGCCGACCGAGGTGGTCAAGGAGTGCCTGCTCGGCGTGATCGAAGCTTCCAGGCATCCGCTGCTCACCGCAACGAGCGGGCACGCCAACGGAGCCGGGGACGGCAACGGAATCGGCAATGGCCACTCGGTCCCGCCTAACTTCCTGGAGTGGAGCAAGCGGACGTTCGGCGAGGGGATCACCCGGCACTTCATGGAGCCGTACAACTTCAAGGTCTGGGGCATCGACCCCGCCCGGATGAGCAGCGACTGGATCGCCGGCCGGGTGCTGACCCCGTCGCTCGACGAGGTCATCGAGGGATCGCTCCAGCGTGGCCGCGGCGACATGGGCCCGAACTCGAAGTTCGGCTACCCCGTCAACGGCGGCTGCGAGATGTTCGTCGCCGGCCTTGCGTCCCGCGTCAGTGCCCGCGGCGGCGCGTTCGCCCAGAACAGGACGCTGGTGAAGCTCGACCCGATCAAGCGACGGGCGACGTTCCGCGTCGAGGAGGCGGGGTCGTCCGACGCCAGGCTGGAGACGATCGGCTACGGCACCCTCTACCCGAGCGTCCCGCTGCCCGACCTGATCGCGGCCATCGAGGGGGCCCCGGAGGTGGTCCGCCAGGCGGCCAACAGCCTGCCGAGCACGGCCGTCGTCTGTGTTAATCTGGGCATCAACCGCGAGAAGGTCACGGAGAAGCACTGGATCTACTATCCCGAAGGCCAGGACAAGTACATCTTCCAGCGCATCTTCGTCCAGTCGAACGCGTCGCCCAACAACGCCCCGCCTGGGCACAGTGCACTCACCTTCGAGATCAGTCACTCGAAGTACAAGCCGCTGCCCGTTCAGGGCAAGCGTGCGCTGATCGACGCCTGCGTGGCCGGCCTGAAACGGACGGATCTCTGGCGAGACGGCGACGAGGTCGTCTTCGAGCAGGTGCTGGGCATGCCGCATGCCTACATCCCCTTCACGCCCGAACGCCAGGGCAACCTCGACATCATCAACGCGTACCTGCACGGGCTGGGGATCTACCCGATCGGCCGGTTCGGCGAGTGGAAGTACGTCAACCAGGACGGTGCGATCCTCTCGTCGAAGCGGGTGGTCGAGTCGGTCCAGTCCGGCGAGAAGTCGATCGGCCCCGCGCCGCAGGCCCCTCGTGGCCGGTCCAAAGGGCTGAGCGGCGCCGGTCGCCCTTGA